In Pelosinus sp. UFO1, one genomic interval encodes:
- a CDS encoding NAD(P)/FAD-dependent oxidoreductase, producing MYDICIIGAGTVGANIARELAKYKVRVCLLEKEEDVSCGASKANSGIVHGGYSDEPGTVKAELCVKGNRMYDQLNKELHFGYRETGSMVLGFRDEDTKTLEKLYQYGIQNGVGGLSIIDGDKVREMEPYVSKDVKAALYCANAGVTSPYEFVVALVENAVTNGVELKLNTEVTGIEKRDDYFIVSTNKGKIQASYVINAAGVYSDKIASMVGIDDFKITPRRGQYVLLDKEENYLASSVIFQVPTELGKGILVTTTYHGNLMVGPNAEEIDDKEDVSTTEEALEYIVKTARLSVPAFNMKKAITSFAGNRPVSNKKDWVIEESRVGRFINLVGIDSPGLTASPAIALKVIEILKSAGLNFITKPDFEPNRKPIIKVKEEAFKGDINAANPDEHIICRCEQVTEAEIVDALHRDLPIKSIDAIKRRTRAGMGRCQGAFCRSRVKEIIARELMIPIEEVTQRGKDSPGLPQRVKRGDYTKF from the coding sequence ATGTACGATATTTGTATTATTGGTGCTGGTACCGTAGGTGCTAATATAGCACGAGAATTAGCAAAATATAAGGTGCGTGTATGTCTTTTAGAAAAAGAAGAAGATGTAAGCTGCGGAGCATCCAAAGCAAATAGTGGTATTGTTCATGGTGGATATTCTGATGAACCAGGCACAGTAAAGGCTGAGTTATGTGTCAAGGGAAATAGAATGTACGACCAATTAAATAAAGAGCTACATTTTGGTTATAGAGAAACTGGATCCATGGTATTAGGTTTTCGTGATGAGGATACGAAAACATTAGAAAAGCTGTATCAATATGGCATCCAAAATGGAGTTGGAGGACTTTCTATCATAGATGGCGATAAGGTTAGAGAGATGGAACCTTATGTAAGTAAAGATGTAAAAGCGGCACTTTATTGCGCCAATGCAGGGGTAACTTCTCCTTACGAGTTTGTGGTAGCCTTAGTGGAAAATGCAGTAACCAATGGGGTAGAATTAAAATTAAATACAGAAGTCACTGGTATAGAAAAAAGAGACGACTATTTTATCGTGTCCACCAATAAGGGAAAAATACAGGCAAGTTATGTAATTAATGCAGCGGGTGTATACAGCGATAAAATAGCAAGCATGGTAGGAATCGATGATTTTAAAATTACACCTCGGAGAGGTCAATATGTTCTGCTTGATAAAGAAGAAAACTATTTAGCTAGTTCCGTTATCTTTCAAGTTCCTACCGAATTAGGCAAGGGCATTCTTGTTACCACTACATATCACGGAAACCTAATGGTAGGTCCTAATGCAGAAGAAATTGATGATAAAGAGGATGTAAGTACAACAGAAGAGGCACTAGAGTATATCGTAAAAACAGCAAGATTATCAGTACCTGCTTTTAATATGAAAAAAGCAATCACATCGTTTGCTGGTAATAGGCCTGTTTCCAACAAAAAAGACTGGGTGATTGAGGAAAGTCGTGTAGGGCGCTTTATAAATTTAGTTGGTATTGATTCTCCAGGACTAACTGCTTCCCCAGCAATCGCTTTAAAAGTCATTGAAATACTTAAGAGTGCTGGTTTAAATTTTATAACTAAACCTGATTTTGAGCCAAATCGTAAGCCCATTATCAAAGTGAAAGAGGAAGCATTCAAAGGTGATATAAATGCTGCAAATCCTGATGAACATATCATTTGTAGGTGTGAGCAAGTAACAGAAGCTGAAATTGTTGATGCCTTACATAGAGACCTGCCCATAAAATCCATAGATGCCATAAAAAGACGTACCCGCGCTGGTATGGGCAGATGCCAAGGTGCATTTTGTCGTTCACGGGTAAAAGAAATTATTGCTCGGGAGCTTATGATCCCAATAGAAGAAGTAACGCAAAGAGGAAAAGACTCACCAGGTTTACCTCAAAGAGTAAAACGTGGAGACTATACAAAGTTCTAG